A window from Leptothermofonsia sichuanensis E412 encodes these proteins:
- a CDS encoding DNA adenine methylase, producing the protein MGKVIAFGWYGGKFNHLNWLLPLLPQATHYCEPFAGSAAVLLNREPSLVETYNDIDGEVVNFFRVLRDQQEDLIRAIGLTPFSREELRIAVEEPIDNLSELERARRFFVRARQVRTGLAQTASVGRWAHCKLTSRAGMAGAVSRWLGSVEGLSEIVQRLLRVQIENATAIEVIQRYDSEETLFYCDPPYPHDSRGDIHAYGYEMIDNDHRELAEVLTNLKGKVALSGYRCELLDKLYKDWNCIESPSKQCLSVKQPRTEILWTNYDVPGDMSKWQNQLKSSMPLFDALMQT; encoded by the coding sequence ATGGGCAAGGTAATTGCATTTGGGTGGTACGGTGGAAAATTTAATCACCTAAACTGGTTGCTTCCTTTATTGCCCCAAGCGACCCACTATTGTGAGCCGTTTGCAGGCTCCGCTGCTGTACTACTCAACCGGGAACCCTCTCTAGTTGAAACCTACAATGACATAGATGGAGAAGTTGTCAATTTCTTTCGAGTTTTGCGCGACCAGCAAGAAGACCTGATTCGAGCAATTGGGCTAACACCGTTTTCTCGAGAAGAACTGAGAATTGCAGTTGAAGAACCCATTGATAATCTTTCGGAATTAGAAAGGGCGCGTCGTTTCTTTGTCCGTGCCCGTCAAGTGAGAACTGGTCTCGCACAGACAGCCAGTGTTGGAAGATGGGCACACTGCAAGCTGACCAGTCGAGCGGGCATGGCAGGAGCAGTTTCTCGTTGGCTTGGAAGTGTTGAAGGACTATCCGAGATTGTGCAACGGTTGTTGCGAGTTCAGATAGAAAACGCGACTGCTATCGAAGTGATTCAGCGATACGATAGCGAGGAAACTTTGTTCTATTGTGATCCTCCCTATCCTCATGATTCGAGGGGCGATATTCATGCTTATGGGTATGAAATGATTGACAACGATCACCGGGAACTTGCCGAAGTTCTGACTAACCTTAAAGGTAAGGTTGCTTTGTCCGGCTACCGTTGTGAATTACTAGATAAACTCTACAAAGACTGGAACTGTATTGAATCTCCGTCAAAACAATGTTTATCAGTTAAACAACCTCGAACGGAGATACTTTGGACTAATTATGATGTTCCAGGGGATATGAGTAAATGGCAGAACCAACTGAAATCCTCGATGCCGCTCTTCGACGCGCTAATGCAAACCTAG